A region of the Streptomyces sp. NBC_00442 genome:
TTACCATGGAGACGCTCTACCGACTGAGCTATAGGGGCCGGTTGTTGTCTCGGGGTTTCCCCCTCGCCAACGAGATAAAGCATACCCCGAATCAGACGGTGTTCCGAACCATGGTCACCGTTCCGGCTATGCGGGTTGCAGCAGTCCGCCCAACGCGTTGCAGGCGGACACCAATCGCCGCAATTCCGCCGGCGACAGCCCGTCGAGCGGGGGCAGCGCGAGCGTTTCGTCCGCGGCCCGCTCGGTCGCGGCGAGCGCCCACTCACCCCGCCGGAACTCCCGCATCCGGTGTACGGGAATGGGCACGGGGACGTCGCACGCGACCCCGCGCCGCCGCAACAGCCGCGCGAACGCGTCCCGGTCGGGCCGGCCGTTGCCGGGTACCCGCACGACGTAGCGCTGGTATCGATGGCCGTCCGCCGGCGCGGGTGTCCTCACTCCGAGGAGCCGTCGGTCCAAGTACCGTGCCCGTTCGCGGCGTTGGGCCACATCACCGCCGAGCCCCTCACGGTCCTCCTCCTCGATGAGCAACACGCCGTTCCCCGCGGTCAGTTCGGCGAACGGCGCCGTATCGGCCGGGTATCCGAAGCGGCGTACGAGTACGACGGCCGCGGTCCTGGTCGTGATCGCCCGGCCGACGGCATCGGGGGACAGGCAGTAGGTACCTGGGTCTATGTCGGCGAACACCGGAGTCGCTCCGGCGGCGGCCACGGACCGGACCAACTCGCCGGTGTCGTAGGCCGGCACGATCACCTCGTCGCCGCTCACGACACCGGCAGATGTGAGCGCTCCCGTCATCCTCATGTCAGGAGATCGTGGTCCTGACAGATGAACGCCAGGTGAGCGGACACAAAAAAACGCTGGCCCCCGAACCGAAGTTCAGGGACCAGCGTTGAAGATTTGTTCGGCGGCGTCCTACTCTCCCACAGGGTCCCCCCTGCAGTACCATCGGCGCTGAAAGGCTTAGCTTCCGGGTTCGGAATGTAACCGGGCGTTTCCCTAACGCTATGACCACCGAAACACTATGAAGTTGAACTCGACCAGCACACACCCAAAGAGGCATGCGGGAGTTCATTGCTTCAGAACAAACACAGTGGACGCGAGCAACTGAGGACAAGCCCTCGGCCTATTAGTACCAGTCAGCTCCACCCGTTACCGGGCTTCCACATCTGGCCTATCAACCCAGTCGTCTACTGGGAGCCTTACCCTCTCAAGGAGGTGGGAACACTCATCTCGAAGCAGGCTTCCCGCTTAGATGCTTTCAGCGGTTATCCTTTCCGAACGTAGCCAACCAGCCATGCCCTTGGCAGGACAACTGGCACACCAGAGGTTCGTCCGTCCCGGTCCTCTCGTACTAGGGACAGCCCTTCTCAATGTTCCTGCGCGCGCAGCGGATAGGGACCGAACTGTCTCACGACGTTCTAAACCCAGCTCGCGTACCGCTTTAATGGGCGAACAGCCCAACCCTTGGGACCGACTCCAGCCCCAGGATGCGACGAGCCGACATCGAGGTGCCAAACCATCCCGTCGATATGGACTCTTGGGGAAGATCAGCCTGTTATCCCCGGGGTACCTTTTATCCGTTGAGCGACGGCGCTTCCACAAGCCACCGCCGGATCACTAGTCCCGACTTTCGTCCCTGCTCGACCCGTCGGTCTCACAGTCAAGCTCCCTTGTGCACTTACACTCAACACCTGATTGCCAACCAGGCTGAGGGAACCTTTGGGCGCCTCCGTTACTCTTTAGGAGGCAACCGCCCCAGTTAAACTACCCATCAGACACTGTCCCTGATCCGGATCACGGACCGAGGTTAGACATCCAGCACGACCAGAGTGGTATTTCAACGACGACTCCACAACCACTGGCGTGGCCGCTTCAAAGTCTCCCACCTATCCTACACAAGCCGAACCGAACACCAATATCAAACTGTAGTAAAGGTCCCGGGGTCTTTCCGTCCTGCTGCGCGAAACGAGCATCTTTACTCGTAGTGCAATTTCACCGGGCCTATGGTTGAGACAGTCGAGAAGTCGTTACGCCATTCGTGCAGGTCGGAACTTACCCGACAAGGAATTTCGCTACCTTAGGATGGTTATAGTTACCACCGCCGTTTACTGGCGCTTAAGTTCTCAGCTTCGCAACCCCGAAAGGTCACTAACCGGTCCCCTTAACGTTCCAGCACCGGGCAGGCGTCAGTCCGTATACATCGCCTTACGGCTTCGCACGGACCTGTGTTTTTAGTAAACAGTCGCTTCTCGCTGGTCTCTGCGGCCACCCCCAGCTCAGAGAGTAAATCTCATCACCGGTGATGGCCCCCCTTCTCCCGAAGTTACGGGGGCATTTTGCCGAGTTCCTTAACCATAGTTCACCCGAACGCCTCGGTATTCTCTACCTGACCACCTGAGTCGGTTTAGGGTACGGGCCGCCATGAAACTCGCTAGAGGCTTTTCTCGACAGCATAGGATCATCCACTTCACCACAATCGGCTCGGCATCAGGTCTCAGCCTTAATGTGCGACGGATTTGCCTACCGCACGGCCTACACCCTTACCCCGGGACAACCACCGCCCGGGTTGGACTACCTTCCTGCGTCACCCCATCGCTTACCTACTACCACCTTGGGTCAGCGGCTCCACCACTCCCCTCAACTCCGAAGAGATCAGGGCGGCTTCACGGCCTTAGCATTAATGGGCTCGATATTGGGCGTTTCAAAGCGGGTACCGGAATATCAACCGGTTGTCCATCGACTACGCCTGTCGGCCTCGCCTTAGGTCCCGACTTACCCTGGGCAGATCAGCTTGACCCAGGAACCCTTAGTCAATCGGCGCACACGTTTCTCACGTGTGTATCGCTACTCATGCCTGCATTCTCACTCGTGAACCGTCCACCACTAGCTTCCGCTGCAGCTTCACCCGGCACACGACGCTCCCCTACCCATCCCAGCCCCCGTTGGGGGTATGTGCTGGAATGACACGACTTCGGCGGTACGCTTGAGCCCCGCTACATTGTCGGCGCGGAATCACTTGACCAGTGAGCTATTACGCACTCTTTCAAGGGTGGCTGCTTCTAAGCCAACCTCCTGGTTGTCTCTGCGACTCCACATCCTTTCCCACTTAGCGTACGCTTAGGGGCCTTAGTCGATGCTCTGGGCTGTTTCCCTCTCGACCATGGAGCTTATCCCCCACAGTCTCACTGCCGTGCTCTCACTTACCGGCATTCGGAGTTTGGCTAAGGTCAGTAACCCGGTAGGGCCCATCGCCTATCCAGTGCTCTACCTCCGGCAAGAAACACACGACGCTGCACCTAAATGCATTTCGGGGAGAACCAGCTATCACGGAGTTTGATTGGCCTTTCACCCCTAACCACAGGTCATCCCCCAGGTTTTCAACCCTGGTGGGTTCGGTCCTCCACGACCTCTTACAGCCGCTTCAACCTGCCCATGGCTAGATCACTCCGCTTCGGGTCTAGAGCGTGCAACTCAATCGCCCTGTTCGGACTCGCTTTCGCTACGGCTTCCCCACACGGGTTAACCTCGCTACACACCGCTAACTCGCAGGCTCATTCTTCAAAAGGCACGCAGTCACGACTGTATGTGCAAGCACATACAGCGACGCTCCCACGGCTTGTAGGCACACGGTTTCAGGTACTATTTCACTCCGCTCCCGCGGTACTTTTCACCATTCCCTCACGGTACTATCCGCTATCGGTCACCAGGGAATATTTAGGCTTAGCGGGTGGTCCCGCCAGATTCACACGGGATTTCTCGGGCCCCGTGCTACTTGGGTGTCTCTCAAACGAGCCGTTGATGTTTCAGCTACGGGGGTCTTACCCTCTACGCCGGACCTTTCGCATGTCCTTCGCCTACACCAACGGTTTCTGACTCGCCTCACAGCCGGCAGACTGTGAAAGAGAGATCCCACAACCCCGCATGCGCAACCCCTGCCGGGTATCACACGCATACGGTTTGGCCTCATCCGGTTTCGCTCGCCACTACTCCCGGAATCACGGTTGTTTTCTCTTCCTGAGGGTACTGAGATGTTTCACTTCCCCTCGTTCCCTCCACATACCCTATGTGTTCAGGTATGGGTGACAGCCCATGACGACTGCCGGGTTTCCCCATTCGGAAACCCCCGGATCAAAGCCTGGTTGACGGCTCCCCGGGGACTATCGTGGCCTCCCACGTCCTTCATCGGTTCCTGGTGCCAAGGCATCCACCGTGCGCCCTTAAAAACTTGGCCACAGATGCTCGCGTCCACTGTGCAGTTCTCAAACAACGACCAACCACCCATCACCCCCACCATTCAGTGGAGTTCACTGGGGCCGGCGACCGAAGACACAACCATGACGGCCGTACCTTCAGATACCCAACAGCGTGCCCGGCCCTCTCCGTCGCACCGACCCGCGTTCCACGCTCCGAAGAGCAGTACTAGCGGCCCGAATTGACCAAGAGTGCCGAATAGTCAACGTTCCACCCATGAGCTGACCGTGCAGAACATTTGTCTGCAGACGGTGCTGTGCTCCTTAGAAAGGAGGTGATCCAGCCGCACCTTCCGGTACGGCTACCTTGTTACGACTTCGTCCCAATCGCCAGTCCCACCTTCGACAGCTCCCTCCCACAAGGGGTTGGGCCACCGGCTTCGGGTGTTACCGACTTTCGTGACGTGACGGGCGGTGTGTACAAGGCCCGGGAACGTATTCACCGCAGCAATGCTGATCTGCGATTACTAGCAACTCCGACTTCATGGGGTCGAGTTGCAGACCCCAATCCGAACTGAGACCGGCTTTTTGAGATTCGCTCCGCCTCGCGGCATCGCAGCTCTTTGTACCGGCCATTGTAGCACGTGTGCAGCCCAAGACATAAGGGGCATGATGACTTGACGTCGTCCCCACCTTCCTCCGAGTTGACCCCGGCAGTCTCCTGTGAGTCCCCATCACCCCGAAGGGCATGCTGGCAACACAGAACAAGGGTTGCGCTCGTTGCGGGACTTAACCCAACATCTCACGACACGAGCTGACGACAGCCATGCACCACCTGTATACCGACCACAAGGGGGGCACCATCTCTGATGCTTTCCGGTATATGTCAAGCCTTGGTAAGGTTCTTCGCGTTGCGTCGAATTAAGCCACATGCTCCGCTGCTTGTGCGGGCCCCCGTCAATTCCTTTGAGTTTTAGCCTTGCGGCCGTACTCCCCAGGCGGGGAACTTAATGCGTTAGCTGCGGCACCGACGACGTGGAATGTCGCCAACACCTAGTTCCCAACGTTTACGGCGTGGACTACCAGGGTATCTAATCCTGTTCGCTCCCCACGCTTTCGCTCCTCAGCGTCAGTAATGGCCCAGAGATCCGCCTTCGCCACCGGTGTTCCTCCTGATATCTGCGCATTTCACCGCTACACCAGGAATTCCGATCTCCCCTACCACACTCTAGCTAGCCCGTATCGAATGCAGACCCGGGGTTAAGCCCCGGGCTTTCACATCCGACGTGACAAGCCGCCTACGAGCTCTTTACGCCCAATAATTCCGGACAACGCTTGCGCCCTACGTATTACCGCGGCTGCTGGCACGTAGTTAGCCGGCGCTTCTTCTGCAGGTACCGTCACTTTCGCTTCTTCCCTGCTGAAAGAGGTTTACAACCCGAAGGCCGTCATCCCTCACGCGGCGTCGCTGCATCAGGCTTTCGCCCATTGTGCAATATTCCCCACTGCTGCCTCCCGTAGGAGTCTGGGCCGTGTCTCAGTCCCAGTGTGGCCGGTCGCCCTCTCAGGCCGGCTACCCGTCGTCGCCTTGGTAGGCCATTACCCCACCAACAAGCTGATAGGCCGCGGGCTCATCCTTCACCGCCGGAGCTTTTAACCCCTCAAAATGCTTTGAGGAGTGTTATCCGGTATTAGACCCCGTTTCCAGGGCTTGTCCCAGAGTGAAGGGCAGATTGCCCACGTGTTACTCACCCGTTCGCCACTAATCCACCCCGAAGGGCTTCATCGTTCGACTTGCATGTGTTAAGCACGCCGCCAGCGTTCGTCCTGAGCCAGGATCAAACTCTCCATGAATGTTTACCCGTAATCGGGTGCACACATCACGTAAGAGCGGGACGGAACCACCGGAATAAGGCGGCCCGTCCACAGCGTCCTCGCTGTGTAATCGCCTGCCGGCCACAAGGACCGACAGGACTTTTCAAAGGAACCTCGCTCCACCGAAATGGAGACGGGGTTGTCAATCTGGCGTTGACTTTTGGCACGCTGTTGAGTTCTCAAGGAACGGACGCTTCCTTTGTACTCACCCTCTCGGGCTTTCCTCCGGGCGCTTCCCTTCGGTATTTCGTGTTTCCGACTCTACCAGACGCTTTCGTGTCCGATTCCCCGTCAAATTGGGTTCGCCTCGGGTTCTTCGCTTTCGCGTTTTCCCTTTCGGCGGGCCCGACTTTATCAGAGATTCTGAAGCCGGATTTCCGTCCCGGTTCGGGTGTCCCTCTGCGGTGCTTGACCGTAGCGGGTTCCCCGTGGGCGGAGACGTAAACGTACTGGAGCGGGGCGCCTCGATGCAAATCGAGGCGCCCCGCTCCGGCCCAACTGCCGTGGCTGTCAGACCTCGACGACCACGGGAAGGATCATCGGACGCCTGCGGTAGGTGTCCGAGACCCACTTGCCGACCGAGCGGCGGATCAGCTGCTGGAGCTGGTGGGGCTCCACGACGCCGTCCTGCGCGGACCGGTTGAGCGCTTCCTCGATCTTCGAGACCACCGGGCCGAACGCCGAGTCCTCGATGCCGGAACCGCGGGCCTGGATGTGCGGGCCGCTGGTGATCTTGCCGCTGCTGGAGTCCACCACCACGTACACCGAGATGATGCCCTCGTCGCCGAGGATGCGGCGGTCCTTGAGGGAGGACTCCGTCACGTCGCCGACCGAGGAACCGTCGACGTAGACGTAACCCGCCTGGACCTTGCCGACGATGCGCGCGGTGCCGTCGACCAGGTCGACGACCACGCCGTCCTCGGCGATGACGATGTGGTTCTTCGGGACGCCGGTGAGCGCTCCGAGCTCCGCGTTCGCCCGCAGGTGGCGCCATTCGCCGTGGACCGGCATCAGGTTCTTCGGCTTGCAGATGTTGTAGAAGTACAGCAGCTCGCCGGCCGAGGCGTGGCCCGAGACGTGCACCTTGGCGTTGCCCTTGTGGACGACGTTGGCGCCCCAGCGGGTCAGGCCGTTGATGACGCGGTAGACCGCGTTCTCGTTGCCCGGGATGAGCGACGACGCGAGGATCACGGTGTCGCCCTGGACGATCCGGATCTGGTGGTCGCGGTTGGCCATGCGGGAGAGCGCGGCCATCGGCTCGCCCTGCGAGCCGGTGCAGACCAGGACGACCTCGTCGTCCGGCAGGTC
Encoded here:
- a CDS encoding DegT/DnrJ/EryC1/StrS family aminotransferase; translation: MRMTGALTSAGVVSGDEVIVPAYDTGELVRSVAAAGATPVFADIDPGTYCLSPDAVGRAITTRTAAVVLVRRFGYPADTAPFAELTAGNGVLLIEEEDREGLGGDVAQRRERARYLDRRLLGVRTPAPADGHRYQRYVVRVPGNGRPDRDAFARLLRRRGVACDVPVPIPVHRMREFRRGEWALAATERAADETLALPPLDGLSPAELRRLVSACNALGGLLQPA